The following proteins are encoded in a genomic region of Syntrophorhabdaceae bacterium:
- a CDS encoding FAD-dependent oxidoreductase, which yields MQEEFEVVIVGAGPAGISAAYTLAGKGIRTIVFERGEYPGSKNISGGVLYGHDLAGIIPDFTQRGCPVQRNIVESRLWYLSKDGGYSVAFRDQLFYDKMPLNAFTVGRAKFDRWFAEQAREKGALVVCSTVVTDLLRDGDNRVIGVRTDRTNGDVRARVVLLADGINSSLAAKTGFRPEPKPHDIALAVKDVVELPEEMINERFNVEAGHGVTIEIIGGITGGMDGIAVIYTNKNSLSLCIGANLSDFMESRVRPYEMLEEFKNHPMVLPLIKGGKSKEYMAHWIAEGGYDAIPRLCGDGYLIAGDSGMLFNALHREGSNMAMTSGRLAAEAIMEALEKGDFSRKGLTGYVSRLQGSYITDDLKKYRRFNTFRLRHHELFTTLPELGSFAAREMLTVDGISKKEKQKAIWKKVKKDISPFNIFRLLWDGIRSVR from the coding sequence ATGCAAGAGGAATTTGAAGTAGTTATAGTCGGCGCAGGACCGGCAGGCATCTCGGCTGCATACACCCTGGCCGGAAAGGGGATCAGAACTATTGTTTTTGAACGTGGGGAATACCCCGGATCAAAAAATATCTCCGGCGGCGTTCTCTACGGGCATGATTTAGCGGGGATCATACCGGATTTTACACAAAGGGGCTGCCCTGTTCAACGGAATATCGTTGAATCGCGGCTGTGGTACCTCTCCAAAGACGGAGGCTACAGCGTTGCCTTTCGCGATCAACTGTTCTATGACAAGATGCCGCTCAACGCGTTTACAGTGGGAAGGGCTAAATTCGACCGTTGGTTTGCGGAACAGGCCAGAGAGAAAGGGGCGCTTGTTGTGTGCAGCACGGTAGTAACGGATCTGCTGCGGGATGGCGACAACCGCGTCATCGGGGTCAGGACAGACCGCACCAATGGGGACGTCAGGGCCAGAGTCGTTTTACTGGCTGACGGCATCAACTCCTCCCTGGCGGCAAAGACAGGGTTCCGTCCGGAACCAAAACCGCATGATATTGCCCTGGCAGTGAAAGACGTTGTCGAGTTGCCCGAGGAGATGATTAACGAGAGATTTAACGTAGAGGCAGGACACGGGGTAACCATCGAGATTATCGGCGGGATTACCGGCGGCATGGACGGCATCGCGGTAATCTATACCAATAAAAACTCTCTCTCCCTATGTATCGGCGCCAATCTTTCCGATTTCATGGAAAGCAGGGTAAGGCCTTACGAGATGCTGGAAGAATTTAAAAATCACCCGATGGTTCTCCCGTTGATTAAAGGTGGTAAATCGAAAGAATACATGGCCCACTGGATAGCGGAGGGCGGCTATGATGCGATCCCCCGATTATGCGGCGACGGATACCTTATCGCCGGCGATTCAGGCATGTTATTCAACGCCCTTCATCGCGAAGGGTCCAACATGGCCATGACATCAGGCCGGCTTGCCGCAGAGGCTATCATGGAAGCCCTTGAGAAAGGTGATTTCAGCCGCAAGGGTCTCACGGGATATGTCTCCAGGCTGCAGGGTTCCTATATAACGGATGATCTGAAAAAGTACCGGCGGTTCAATACGTTTCGCCTCCGGCATCACGAACTCTTCACCACACTTCCGGAGTTGGGAAGTTTTGCCGCCAGGGAGATGCTGACAGTTGACGGGATCTCCAAAAAGGAAAAACAGAAGGCCATCTGGAAAAAGGTGAAAAAGGATATCTCTCCCTTCAATATATTTCGACTTTTATGGGACGGTATAAGGAGTGTACGATGA
- a CDS encoding 4Fe-4S dicluster domain-containing protein, whose product MTVKIEDKLFLDRFRVDQEPHIRIADNTTCMEKCENQPCLYFCPANVYRLEKDRIVVAYEGCLECGSCRIGCPHLNIEWRFPTGGYGISHRFG is encoded by the coding sequence ATGACCGTGAAGATCGAAGACAAACTCTTTTTAGACCGCTTCCGGGTTGACCAGGAACCCCACATCCGTATCGCCGATAACACAACGTGCATGGAGAAATGCGAAAACCAGCCCTGTCTTTATTTCTGCCCTGCCAATGTCTACAGGCTGGAAAAAGACCGGATCGTCGTGGCCTATGAAGGGTGTCTGGAATGCGGCTCATGCCGCATCGGCTGTCCCCATCTCAACATCGAATGGCGGTTCCCCACGGGAGGGTATGGCATCAGCCACAGATTCGGGTAA